ACTCCGATATTGCATATTAGTTCACATGCATGAATATGTTTTTTAGTTAAATTTTAATATTCGatatcatgtatcatgtaatcatgACATTTTGTTAAAACCTATTGTAAGTTTTGGCATGCCATTCTTTGTGTTGCATACAAGGTGAAattaatatttgattttttttgtgtACCCCTCTTATCCCCCTTCTactcttttttattatttttttattttttattttatttattttttgttttttagttgttttattttgttgttttttacgttatttttttgtttttaatatttataataaatacattattattattattattattattattattattcacatTAAAAATAGTTATATTTTTATTCATACTATCATTGTGTTATTTTTCGTTTGGACTATTAatgtattatttttttgttcAGATTATCCTTATGTTATTTTTTTCGTTTTCACTATCTTGTGTTATTTTTCTGTTCCAACTATGCCTGTGTTATTTTTTGTGTCCGGACTATTCATATGTTATTTTTTCGTTCGGACTATCGATGTATTATTTTTTGTTTCGACCAtctctatgtttttttttgtttcgaCTATCCATGCGTTATTTTTTTGTTAAGACTATCCTTatgttatttctttcatttacATTATCCATGTATTATTTTTTTCGTTTCGACTATCTAGTATTATTATTTTGCTGCGATTTCGTAGACATTAAATACAACTCACACAAACATACATATAATTGTTCGTAGATTTTTTAAAACAATGATAGTCAGGTCTGGACAAATAAAATTCACAATAATAGTCCgaacgaaaaagaaaaaaataaagttaaagttAAAATGACGGatcaaatcaattatttaaaaaataataataataataataaaagacaatatatatatatatatatatatatatatatatatatatatatatatatatatatatatatatatatatatatatatcaaattaaaatagatttatagaaaagaaaatgacaaaaacaAAATATGCACAATGCAATTTCATAAATTATGGATATATACAACACCGTTCATATTTATGCAGTCGTATTTTCTTATTTCTTTTATTAATTTATGCTGCAAACTAAACTGATTTAAAGCAATATTGTTACTATTTATAATCattgtttttattaatttatgtAATAAAATTATTTTCATGCTGTCTTATATTGATAATTTCTATAATGAATATCAAATCTTATTTATTATGTAAATTAAGAAAAATTAACATGATTGAACTTTTTTTTAGAACGGcggaagaaaataaaaataatagttGGAAAACAATTCCTACAAAAAGTTAATCtgttttataataaatataagaaTATTGATTAAAAGACAAAAGAACATATAATATTTGACAAAAATTCCCACATTTATGCGTATATAATATTTCCAAATATTGTATATCAATACAAGACCTACCCACTGAAATATGACCTCTGTTTCACTCTTCTCAAAATCTTTTCCATTCTCCACATTCGATCCCATCTCCTCTGCGGCTCTGCCAGCCAGGTTGCTTCCTGCTCATCTCTGCGACTCTGTTCGTCTTCCCATTAATATCATCATTCTTACTGTTTATGTGTCTGCAGAGATCCAAATCGGTTGATTCAATCGTTTGAATAGCTTATCATGGAGCTAATGAAGAGTTCCGATTCACAATACTATAACAACAAAGCGTTTACCCCATCAGAGGTTAGTCTCAACTCTGTCGTGGGATTGTtttgttttagggttttatattttTACAGAGTAGATGAtgtaatacatatatacatatagatgatggaggaagtgaagcaacTTCTGTCTATGGTTATCCCAATCACGGCGATGAACTGCCTGGTTTATCTTCGAGCAGTTGTGTCTCCGTGCTGTTCCTAGGGAGGGCTGGGCAGCCTGGAGCTAGCCGGCGGTTCTCTGTCGTTAGGTTTCACGAATATCACAGGGTACTCGGTGCTAGTCGACTAGCATCGGGGCTAGAACCGGTGTGCAGCCAGGCGTACGGCAGCAATGGCAGCGACAAGTGGGATCTATTGTCTGTATCTCTTGTCCGGATGATATTCATACTATTGATGGCGATCATACCGATCAGCCTGCTATGGGTAAACCTGGAACGATCATGCTGTGGATGGGGCAGGATGCAGCGATCACATCAATGGCTGCGACGTACTGTATATATTCTTTACCAgaccttttaacaaactgtttgtTACAGCCGTTAAGGGTCTATCTAAGGTCACAGGGGGTGACGAAGCCGATGATGTGGTGCAGTTTTGATTGCAGTGGCGTTCCATGTGCCGTTGAACTACGTGTTAGTAGTGGAGATGGGATTGGGTGTGAGCGGGGTGGCAATGGCTTCGGTGGTGACTAACTTGAACATGATGGGGCTGATGGCAGGATACGTGTGGATATATGGGAGATGGAGGTGGACATGGAGATGGACGGATGGGATTGGGATTACGGGGGTGGGGTCCATTGCTGAGGCTGGCTGTGCCGAGTTGTATGGGAATATGTTTGGAGTGGTGGTGGTATGAGATCGTGACCGTTCTTGCTGGTTATCTGGCCAATCCGCAACTGACAGTGGCAGCGACTGGGATACTCATCCAGACAACTAGTCTTATGTACACTGTTCCCATGGCTTTGGCTGGCTGTGTATCTGCCCgagtaatctctctctctctctctctctctctctctctctctctctctctctctctctctctctctctctctctctctctctctctctctctctctctctctctctctctctctctctctcctctctctctctctctctctctctctctctcctctcatctctcctctctctctctctctctctctctcatacgcAATCTTAAATTTCCTTTTTGAGCAAGTCTTCTGATTTCTACCTAGGTGAGTGTGATACTGaaaataaaagtaaatataaCATATAGTACGGGGGATAGTAACTTAAAAATAATcatgtttgttttaaattttcattaaaagaaactaaaaaaattatttttaaaaaaatgtcaaACTAGTTAGGAATGGTGTTATCTCATAGTATAGTTTTTgactaaaaatatatttttttcgaaATTTCAGACCGGACGTGCTCCCAAAAAATTTTACTTTTCAATTTTTACTTTTAATATAAATTTGAAATCCAATGAACAATAGGGATTTCGAAAGatactttaatttttttataaaagtgtaccaaaaaaaataaaagtaaaagaaaatgaaaaatatatacaATATATTGGTTTAAAATAGACACTTgatttaaattgaaaaaaaatttgaTATTAAACTTTTTGAAATAGAAATTTTAGATGATATctccagaaaagtcctaatattttgagtaaatttttaataaagtactacattttattttttgaataaaaaagtcctgactttttcaacttttgaatataaaagcCTAAGAAACCGgctaatttattcattttaaccTTTTTGACCTGTTTAGTAGCTCATAAGACCAAATTGttaattttttgaaaataatgattttttttttgcagatttcatcaaattttctacataatgtataaatattttttaaatatctaTATCTACTTTACGTATATGtacatatttttttatgtattttaaatgtacaaACGAattttttacttatttatatgtattttaaaccattttacatatctttttatgttttatttttttgtattatttatttatatgtatttctatgtatttttacatatttatgtattttttgaagctttttatatagatgtttatgtattttaaatatgtaaacgtatattttacgtatttatatctattttaagtgttttatatattttttttatgtattacgtatttatgtatttttaagtgttttatgaattttaaatatatatatatatatatatatatatatatatatatatatatatatatatatatatatattgtgtttttatatgttttttttatgtattatgtatttatatgtgtttttGCGTATTTATGtattatttagtttttttatatagatgtttatgtatttttatgtatattaaatctttaattgtattatttttatgtgtttatatatttttttacaattaaacatttaatatacataaaaataaataaacatctatataagaaactaaaaaaatacgtaaataagcatatatatatatatatatatatatatatatatatatatatatatatataatacataagaAGCaaataaaaacacacaaaaattatgtaaaatacttaatatatatatatatatatatatatatatatatatacacacacacgtttatacatttaaaatacataaatatacaaaaacatctatattaaaaaatttaataaaatacttaaatacgtaatacataaaaaaaaatgtaaatacataaaaaatacgtttatacacttaaaatacataaacatctatataaaatccttaaaaaaatacataaatacgtaaaatatataaaaacataaaatatataatacataaaaaataacacataaaaatacataaaaatatgtaaaatggttaaaaatacatataaataagtaaaaatatacatttatagatttaaaatacataaaaatacatatatatatatatacatataaaaacataaaaaatacaaaatacataaaaatagatATAGATACGTAAACATTACATAAAATTTTTGACGAAATCTGCAAAAAGGTCCCattattttcgaaaaattaacAATTTGGTCCCATGACCTGCGAAACAGGTCAGAAATGGCTAAAGTGAATAAATTAGTTTGTTTTTTGGGCTTTCCTATTCAAAAGGTGAAAAGTCgggattttttatttaaaaaataaaatttaggactTTATTAAAAATTGGCCTAAAATATTCTAACTCTTTTGGATATATCCCAAATTTTAGACATAAGAAAAAcatgttttttaaaaaatttatgtgataatgagaaataatacatattatatattttttattatttcaagtttttaaagaaaattcAAAAGTAGCCACTTAGGGAATGAAGATTATTTTTTAAAACTATAGAACATAATTATTTTGTTAGACTTGTCGTTTATaaggtttttttttcttgaacAACAAATCTAaattatttataacctaacaCTTAATTGCATCTATATCTACAATGAAACTTGAACCTTCGACCTCAAAGAATGATTATAGTCTAGTTTTTATGACGTCATAACCTAAGATTTTAGTATTGGTAGTATTAAAACATCATAACCtagattttatattttctattAGAGCAATTTTTCGTATTATTGTTTATATTGACGTTAATACCTATTGCGcgtaaatatattttaaatttttatcagTTATTTATTAAAAGGGAATACAAAAACTGTTTATGTGGTTTACAAAAATATACCAAcaattttctttcaatttttttcGACTTGCCGCCCTCTAGAGCAAAATATTATCTTTTTTTATGGTTTTGGACTTTTGGTCTTTTAAAAAAACCTAAAATATTGATTTGTCTTCTTTTTTTAATACTTTAATAtgtttcaaatttaaaaaataaaaaataataaataaataactctctctctctctctctctctctctctctctctcgtcggAACCACCACTATCTTAACGCCATTTGTTGTTAAGAGTTGCAATTTTCATCGAGCCAACTGCCTTTGCTTTTAAACCTTAAACCTATGTTGAGCTGAGCTGGTGAAATACGTGAGTTAGCTTCACATTAAATCCTAACGCTATCAGAACCTAGGatggttagggttttctagctagGGTTTACCGATTCAGAGGAAGGATTTGAGGGTTAGGATTTTCTGGGGGCAACAACAATGCTAGGTTGGCTAGGGTTTTAAAGATTGGAAGTCACCACTATTGTAATCATCCCTCTATTTCTTTCTCCGACGAAGGTGATGCCTACCAATGGTGAAGGGTTTTAATATGTGGTTTTTTGAAAAAGGTACTAGTGACGacaatggttcttgacaaagacgCTACGTTTCGACGGGTTTTGCTCCGCTGAAAAACATGTAACAAACTCGTGTCAAATCTGGCGACAACGACATTAGGGCTAACTTCGTTTCTTCCCATTTCATTCAATTAACTATAtacttttttctatttttttcaatttaattTAACTTGCCTACTAAATCATAACATTTTACATTGTATTAAATACTTCACTTCTTTCACTTGCACTCAAAATGGCATCTTCGTCTCATAAAAAAAGTGACAACCTTGATACCATTATCTTTCTATTTTAACAATCATGGATGCTTTTAGACTAAGGGGAGTCCAGATGTTAAAAGGCTCTAGCCAAAGTTGTTAGTATGGATGAACACCGCCCTCTAGCATGCGTTAGGGGGTGCGCCAAGAATAAACAACCCATTGGGTTAGCGATAGAGAGAAGGGAAGGAGCGTTTTGAtcggttcttttttttttttttcattttttctctattttgtttttgtattgtttttaattgttatttatttatttattattattattattattacgttAACCATATAAAGTTCGGACAACATTTTAAAATTTGGATGAAATTTTAAAATTCAGACGACATTATAAATTCGGACGACATAATAACGTTGTCCGAATTTTATatggttatcgaaatttataataaattttaTAATGTCGTCGGAATTTATATGTTGTCCGAATTTTATATGgtcgaaatttataataataataataataataataataataataataataataatagaaaaaacaaaaaggaaaaaaaagaaaaaagaaaagaaaaacaaaacgaaaaaaaatatgtcaatttaaaagtaaaattaaaaaGTTGATTAGATTGATGTCAAGCGGTAAAGTTGGTTAAAAGAGATACTTATAGCATAATCCTATACTAGTTGTGAGAtccgtatgttatacgggttggataaaaaaaatatgaagttttaaacaaaaatttatttaaatttgaatttaaaaggaaacatattaaatactatatgagttgtaatataataatttatctgttattttcaattaagacaattattaattaagttgtaaatatgatgtgttaattaagaaagataaaatttaataagaaaatgacaaatagaaaaaacatttattcaaaaataccacaaaatgacaagcgTCGAAACTTATAAAAGATTGAATTTGATTTCTGATATTTCAAAAGAACTATATTTATTAAAAGAAAGTACAAATAGGAAGTAATGATTACTAGAGATTGTGATAGATGGTGGGTTTCAGTTTAGAGCTATAAAAGAAAAAGTGTTTTGTCTTCTTCAGAGTAAATGATATTGAAAAACTTTAGATTTTGCTTTGTAAGGCCTTCTTACTATAGAATTAATAAAATGATACCATTTTGGTATTATTAATAAGGATATATAGTAATTATATCTTTTACTTTGCATAAAGAGAAACATCATTAAACTTATTCTATATATAAACGTTATAAATTAATTTGCTAATATATATAACAGCACATACATTTTATGaaagttttaaaatataattcaatgttaaatgtaatatttaaaatttaaaatttatatttttacaagtttttataaaactattattataatcAAGTAATAAATAGCTATATGTTTTAAATATAGATAAATACAACATTACACAATTAATAATGACAGTatgtattattttattatattaaaattagAGTAaactacacgaatggtccctatgatttggagtaatttgcacgtttggtccctaacttatttttaactcggaaagtctctattttttgtttttgttacgcgcttggtcccttatgtttgtttttgttacacgattggttcttgtcttacctaaaatgactattatttaaataggaaaaaattatGGGATAGATGATGAGGTTGggtttggggtgtgtttatttaaatattttaaaaaat
The genomic region above belongs to Lactuca sativa cultivar Salinas chromosome 4, Lsat_Salinas_v11, whole genome shotgun sequence and contains:
- the LOC111889934 gene encoding LOW QUALITY PROTEIN: protein DETOXIFICATION 54 (The sequence of the model RefSeq protein was modified relative to this genomic sequence to represent the inferred CDS: inserted 4 bases in 3 codons; deleted 1 base in 1 codon; substituted 1 base at 1 genomic stop codon), with amino-acid sequence MELMKSSDSQYYNNKAFTPSEMMEEVKQLLSMVIPITAMNCLVYLRAVVSPCCSXGGLGSLELAGGSLSLGFTNITGYSVLVXLASGLEPVCSQAYGSNGSDKWDLLSVSLVRMIFILLMAIIPISLLWVNXGTIMLWMGQDAAITSMAATYCIYSLPDLLTNCLLQPLRVYLRSQGVTKPMMWCSLIAVAFHVPLNYVLVVEMGLGVSGVAMASVVTNLNMMGLMAGYVWIYGRWRXGHGDGRMGLGLRGWGPLLRLAVPSCMGICLEWWWYEIVTVLAGYLANPQLTVAATGILIQTTSLMYTVPMALAGCVSARVGNELGAGRPNKAKLAAMVALSCAFVVGLMNVIWTIIFRDKWSALFSNDHMLTSLVSSVMPIMGLCELGNCPQTTGCGILRGTARPAVGARINLGSFYFVGTPVAVGLAFFFGVGFTGLWIGLLSAQFACAVSVLYSVVVRTDWEGEALRAHRLTNTTSLEMVIN